In one Desulfatiglans anilini DSM 4660 genomic region, the following are encoded:
- a CDS encoding CoB--CoM heterodisulfide reductase iron-sulfur subunit B family protein, with protein MNRYAFFLGCTIPARSRNYEMSARAVAKRLGLEIVDIADFGCCGFPMKATDQAAAGLLAARNLALAEAAGMDICTLCSACTSMLSEEAHRLAHDAGHLAEANRHLAGIGRSCSGTARVRHFARVLIEDVGLDRIRESITVDLKGLPVAIHYGCHYLKPSEIYPGWDDPEAPKSIERILEAIGARPVAYAGEKDCCGGAVLVADEDTALGMAKGKLDHVKAAGAKTLCVVCPFCSVMYDDNQKSIENKFETRYQIPVLFLPQIMGLAMGVDRKELGLNMNVVKTKQLTGEILGQDE; from the coding sequence ATGAACCGATATGCATTCTTCCTGGGCTGCACCATACCCGCCCGCTCCCGCAATTATGAGATGTCGGCGCGAGCGGTTGCGAAGCGGCTTGGATTGGAGATCGTCGATATTGCGGATTTCGGGTGTTGCGGATTTCCGATGAAGGCGACGGACCAAGCGGCGGCGGGTTTGCTTGCGGCCCGAAATTTGGCACTGGCGGAGGCCGCAGGGATGGACATCTGCACCCTCTGCAGCGCCTGCACCTCGATGTTGTCGGAGGAAGCGCACCGCCTGGCTCACGACGCGGGGCATCTCGCAGAGGCCAACCGGCATCTGGCAGGGATCGGCCGCAGTTGCAGCGGGACGGCGCGAGTCAGGCATTTTGCCCGGGTGCTCATTGAAGACGTGGGGCTCGACCGGATCAGAGAGAGTATCACCGTGGACCTGAAAGGTCTTCCAGTGGCGATTCATTATGGGTGCCATTACCTCAAGCCTTCGGAGATCTATCCCGGCTGGGATGATCCCGAGGCCCCGAAATCGATCGAACGGATCCTGGAGGCGATCGGTGCGCGGCCGGTGGCCTATGCGGGTGAGAAGGACTGCTGCGGCGGCGCGGTCCTCGTGGCTGATGAAGATACGGCCCTTGGCATGGCAAAAGGAAAACTCGATCATGTCAAAGCAGCCGGGGCGAAGACCCTGTGCGTTGTTTGTCCCTTTTGCAGTGTCATGTACGACGACAACCAGAAGAGCATCGAGAACAAATTTGAGACGCGATACCAGATCCCGGTCCTTTTCCTTCCTCAGATCATGGGCCTTGCCATGGGGGTGGACCGCAAGGAATTGGGGCTCAATATGAATGTGGTCAAGACGAAGCAGCTGACGGGGGAGATCCTTGGACAGGACGAGTGA